The sequence below is a genomic window from Octopus sinensis unplaced genomic scaffold, ASM634580v1 Contig18040, whole genome shotgun sequence.
aattaaataacagaaaaaaaatcatgcaGAAGCATATGCAGACAGTAATTCGTTATAAAATTCTGTCATTTTGTCCAAATATATGGATAGAGTGTCCATAATATCCACTACAGGCTGGGCTTCCGTGCTGGGAAGGACTACGGGAATACTCTCTATAATTTTGATTAAATCTTTAGTCGTCGTGACGACCATATTCTTCAATATGTCGAGAAAGTCAGTATTAATTGGCACAATCGAGTTGGCCACTGCCCTTATCTTGTGTCGCATATTGTCCATCTGATTACTTACACTCTTAACCACTCCTTTGCACTTTTCCACGTACTCCTCCGCAGATGGACACGACTCCTAAACATGACCCTCTCCATTCACCATCGGAGACACTTCCATGAATGACTGACCACTTGACACAGCCACCACACACTCCGACGATTTGCGGGCTAACCTACACATCACCCGACCAGTCAAACATGTTCAAATCAACCACCTCGGTCAATGCGGGCAACTATGAATGTAACCACCTCGGAATACCTCGTCCATCAAATCCAATGGAAATGACTCCATTTTATTTAAGAGGGCCTTACAGTCACGAATGATTGCTTACACTTTTGAAATCAATCACCTCCTTGTTGTATTTCAGCAATGCTCGCAAACGAATTGTCTGACTGACACTCATCTGACTGGCCAGTTCGTTAATACTCCGAATTCTCTCATCGAACGGGAAGGGTTGGGAGTGGTACTCGGGCAATGGGGAGACCACCTCCATCCCCGGCACTTCCAACCCTCCGAACAAGTCCCTTTTCAACACCTGTTCGATCTCTCCCTTACAGATATATAATTCGACACAACCAGGTGAGATATGAGCTCATTCGTGAATTTTGTGTCATCATCCCCCATTCTTCCACGGAATTGTTCCAAGTCCATCTCCAACAGGCGAAGACCCTCCAAGTCTGATCGGACACACTCTCTCAGTCCATTCTCGAGTGGGTCAACAGGAGGGACACGTGATAACTCGTGTTTGGGAGCACATTCAATGAGATCCAACACCGTTTGTTTGGCATCATCCATAAATTGTTTTAAATGGACAATTCCCAACTGTCTCTTCTCCTCGTGGGCAATCAACTCACATTTGGTGGAGTGGAGACCCACAGCCCGCTCATGAGAACGAATAATTTTGCGAGacaactgtcattattaagccaATAACCCACCTTGTTGACTGTACGCCTCGATTTGTAACTGGCACGTTCGTATGTATTGAACTGGGAGTCCAATTCGCCCACCCGTGCTGTCGAGGCTGCCAGTTTGTCCCCCAAAGTGTTGGAAATGGACTCCAATTGGGCCACAGTCTTCTTGGCAATGTCCAACTCGGCCTCCTTCTCCCTGAGAACACACGTCCTCGCATTGAATTGGTCATCAATCTCAAGTAGTGAGTACGTAACCAACCATTTGAATACTCTCGACAGCCAACTGATAACATTCCTCCAAATAGGCGACAGTCTTAGCCTGGTGGGACAGTTCGAGGGTGAATTCCCTGGGAGTTAATGACAGGAGTACTCAAAGTCGTCCTCCTTCATCAACACCCCCTTCCCCGTCGTGGCACATGTCAGTTGCTCCTTCAGTCGGTCGATCTCCCGTTCGAACATCTCCAATACACCACTCATCCAAACCTCCAGCAAACTGCCTCGTTGGAAGTCCTCGTTCACTTGTGGCTTGTTTTCGATTGTTTCTGCCAGACTGGCATACTCCAGTGTGCTCAGAGTCTCCTCGAATGACGAGGTGGATGGGGATATCGTGGCTATTATCGTCGTCCGAGTACGCCCGCCCAGCGAATCTTCAAGAATCCTCGTCAGTTTGCTCTCTCGGTAGGGAATGTGCTTGGCCTTTTCAGTCAGAGCTGTGATCACTCGTCCCAATGTCAGCAAACTCTGATTTATCTTCCCTACCGAATCACTCAACCCAAATAACCTGCTTCCCGTGCACGTTGGTTAACCGACCCCGATCTCCCCACATTCTCACTCCCCGCCAAATCCACCAAATTAAACTTGCTTGTTTTGACCACCCTTTCTCCATTATGTGAGTGGAAGGAGTGGAGGGTCACCACGAACACAGCATGTGACCGACTACACTCACATCCACGCCTACCTCGACTTTTGATTGCACTCCGTCGCCCCCACTTGACGGTTCCTGACCCCCAATTGGAGTTGTCTGTACATTTGGTCTCGTCCTTCCACTCTGACCTGCGTCACTCCCTTGATGACCACCGAATTGGCCTACTGATGGGCATTACTCACAACTTTGGAGGTTATGTCCCGAAAGAGACTCAATTTGGAGACACACTGGGAGAACAGGTCGAAAATCTCCTCGTTGTATATCTCGATGTAGGACATCTCGATGTAGCCGTCTTTGTCCTGCAGTGAGACACCAACCATGCCTTTGTGAGGTCAAACAAGTCTGAGAGGACTCGGGGGATTATTCCCGCGTCTTTGCAAAGTCCGGACTCGGAGGATTCCAGATTGCCCTCCATTGTGTGGGTCTTTCCGGAGGCAGTCTGTCCGTAGGCAAACACAGTGCAGTTGTACCCCGTGTGGACATCTTGGACCATTGGGGAGACAATGTTGTTGTAGACGTCCTCTTGGGTGGTTAGATGGTCAAATATCTCTGAGAACTGGTATGTCTTCCGTCTGTCAAAAGAGGGGTCGAGTATATATAGTTCGTTACTATTCTCGATTCTTAacatttttgatttgttttctttcttgtttagtggtctattttctgtaaaaataacTTTTACCTTATTCGTACGAAGGATTTGATACGCTCACAAGACtccatttaaaaattaatttattttgcgccagttttataattaaacaattttttgacaatattagtttttattttaatattatttgtttttaatcttcaaaatttaattaaaagcaaTCTGATGTTAAATCTCTCCAAAACGAGTATATGTACTGACATTTTCCTTagtacttttaaaaatataaaatacatataatctAAACTAGATATGATTTATGctcaataaatttaatatttattttaataaattattatgcAATTAATCATCACTCTTACGTTGTGGTAAATGCCAAGCGGAAAATCGAAAATATCcataaaatacatagaagataaaGTCCGCCGACGCCAGTCactgacaaaaagaaaacaaggactaatgaaaaaagtgtttttaatttGTGGGGAATGTAGGCTTATGAACTGAATGTCCTCACTCGGAGTGAAGTAGCCATCGTAATAGTTTCCCCCAACCATAAGGTCTACGTGTTTGCCACAGAAATGCTGGATTCCTTCGTGAGTCCGGATAATGGGCCCAATCCATTAATGGACTATTTGCTCACAAAATATAATCTGGACTACTCCAGCATTATGCGTGAGGACACATCCAAATACTCTGAGGACGACCCGGAAATACTTTGAATCATATATTAATACGTCTTTTTAATGTCGGATTTATGTGGTTTATTATCATATCTACACGCCTTTCATGTCTCCCTCCTTAGTTTATAATTGTGTGTAGATACACTGCATGAATgtgttaatttataaaaataatgagcTAAAAATCGTTCTAAAAGTGACTTTCGAACAACTCAGGGCGGAGACCTCTAAGCCAGTCGGCCATTCTGTGAATAATAGCAAACAACAAACATGGCCTTTCCACACTCATTGGTCACCAAGTCAGGAAGAATGAACTGGTCATAGAAAGATGAGACTTGTCCCTGGTTATATAATTGGTAATCACACCTCAAATTCAGTCCAATCAAGTTGTGGCAGTCCATGTTCTTCCCTTCTCTGATTATAGGCAGTGTAATTGACCTACAAACGTGGACAGGACAACCAACACTGTCCAACAACAGTCCATAACTGGGGGCAATGGGGGCGAACACCTCCAATATACAAACTACAGTACTTTCCTCAGCATGAACAACTGCCCCAAATATGGTGGCCCAATCAGCCCTCTGCACAGGGAAATGACCACGCCTACAATAACATGACAAATCACCAATCATCTTCCTTATTTGGTGCAACAAAAAACTCTGTCCAACAATACGAACAGGCACGAATTGAATAGTCCCCGAGTCCCCCGGAAGGGACAGAGGAGGACACACCTCGACCGAGAAAATATGTCGGTGGTTGGTGGCCATCCTCATTTCCCTACAGTCAGCACACTCTCCTACGTCCGGGCAGTAAAGTTGTGGAAATTGTGAGTGCCTCTGAAAGCCTGCAGATACTCGTCCGCCTGCATCAGCTGGGCCTCTGAGGACTCAGGAGTGGGCTAAACCTGAAATGGCAAAGTTTCTCCACTCGAACTGGAACATTGACACAAATGGGATACCAGGTCGGCCACTAGGGCAAAGGACgggatatggtatatatatgttcttgaaCTACACAGGGTACGACTGCTGAAAGCTTTGGACACTTTTTGGGCACCTGggaaatttaaattatatttattttatattttgtcaataattaataatagataTTACAAATAACACGAATGTCAGGTGGGAGAACTGCATTTATGTCATCAATTTTGTTTTCGACGTGTGAAGTCAGCTATTTTCACCACTAATAACAATACTTTTAACGAGACCATATTCCTCAGGGCAGACACCCCCTTGTCTGTACGGGCAGCCCTCTGGAACTTCAACTACGAGTAATTAAAGCCTCCAGACTTTGTCGAGGTTATCAATGTTGATCACATTTACTTGTAGAAGTGCGTCTATAAGCTCACCCTCTATAGTTCTGACACCCACCATCCTATCGTAGGTTTACTGAATAAGTACTTTTGCATTCCGTAATAATTGGATCCGTTGTAGCAGAGCACCAGTccgtattttttcttatttaattgccacaactatttttgttatttttaatattggaCTATTCTATTGGAGGTTTTCGGCTTGGGTGACTCATGTTGAGTGTCCACGGAGTCCATTTAACACGACCACACGAACGCACGAGATTGATAGTTTATTTAATAATTCGACTTTTAagatgttatatttttgaatactttcctattatttaaataaatttgttctATTAAAATTTATAGTTAATTGAAACGTTTTAGAATAAAAATGGATCATATCAATATTATAGTGTGAGAAATCATTATAAACGTAGTTGTATTAAAAATAGCCATATCCAATTATGTTGAATTGATTCTTCGATGATGAtggaaattaaaagcaaaaaatatgacaaaaataattttgtatgGCAAAAGATGATGTATTGCaacttaaaacaaacaatttcaaaatttatgtTATGGGAAGTAAAATGGTGGGGAAAACGGCTCTAATTTCGAATTATTTGTGGAATAGAAAACTAAATGGATATGTCCCCACCATCGGCGACACATACGAGGCAAAACTGGAGAACATAACTTTTAAACTCGTTGACACTGCCGGGACTTTGTTGTGtccgatgatgatgaagatcgcAATAATGGAGGCTGATGTCATCATTCTTGTTTATAAAAACGACGACGAAATGTCTTTCAAAAAAGTGAACGACATTTTTAACCAAGTCTTATCGTTGAGAAATAGCTATCCTCCCTTCACAGTTTTTTTAGCCAATCAGTTCgaatataacataataaaataaaaacggaaTCCCACTTTTCCACCGTCATTTATAAGTTCTCGGTGATGGACGACACATTAGTCactatttttttcaaagaactGTTGCTCGGGTACTTAAAACCTGCTAGTTTCATAACAAATTTTGCAATTTACGGAAGGCGTCCCAACCATCAAACAATCTGAACAGCAGATTGTATATCAATGCTCGAGGCcgttctaattttttaaaaatatattttccacaaAAAAAACATGAACGATCAGGTTGATTCTTAATAATTACTAACATTAATTACTAACATTTCTGGAACTATTTCTCAATTTTCACTGCTATTTTTAATACAGTAAACCTCTGTGCTCGCCATTTTCGGGACCGAAgaaaaaatggcgagcaatagaatttggcgagcaatagaataatcaataaatttgttGACATTGAAATTTGAAAACATGTCCGTTTTCGATACTTTCCGATCATAAGTGAACTTCCAAGTCATATTtgagcaaagaaacaaagagaatagaaaaaaattaaaaagaaaaattactaaaaaaatctttaatagttttttttaatttagccaTATTTCTAATAACGGTTTCGATTAGTTCCAACgaattatatcaaaattttcattttgataaaagaatgactttattcttttcaacattttcaagCCTTCTCTGAATTCACATGAGATTCGTCATTATGAGTATCTTCATCGTCATATTTGTGTGGGAAAGAATATCCAGCAATATTAAGTAATcttcaatttcatctatttcggtaaattcatgataataaaatcatctttatcaccgggtccaatattttcaagatatttaccatttgatcataattatcaatttcaacagTTGGTCTTCGAATTGATTTTCACATTCGATCCATTTTGAATGTCCGAAACAATTGCAATTGTTTTGGTCGTTACTTTTTCcaggcaaaatatgtaaaaagaagaccgtcttttaaggttatttttttatgagcttccagtggattttctccattttcaattttttctaacaTTAACTCAAATTAAGTTTATTAAAATGTCCTTTGAAGGATCTAATGATTCCTTGATCCATTGCCTGTAGAATTGTTGTAGTCTTCGAAGGTAGGTAAAGAACTTCAATTGACTGTAAATCAGCGTAAATTATGGGATGGGCATCGATCcacaactaaaagaatttttcgtttttttttagatGCATATCCATGTTAAAAGCCATTCGTTAAAAATTTTACTTGTCATCCATGCTTTTGGTGAATGACAGTAATCGACAAAATTTtgactttaaaatttttaagaGCAGGTTCTGGAACTTTCCAATCATAAGTGGAATTTTTTGTCTGTCCCAGTCATATTTGAgcatagcaacaaagaaaaatctaaaaaataaattaaaattaaaccgTTCTTTAAGGTTTATGTCCATGTTCACCTTCTGAAGGGGAGATTTGTAAAAAATCCcacaactaaaagaatttttcgtttttataaaaatagtttaaccaaaaaaatattttatgtccaCGTCGAACCTTCGACAAATACTTTTGAAGGGATAGATTTGTAAAAAATCCCAGTTTCATCAGCGTTATAAATGTTTTCAGCATTATATTGTTGAATCTTTGCAGAGATCAAAGAAGTAATGCATCATTTCTTGTTTTGATCAACTGCAGTAGATCCTGATTCTCCATGTACGCAATAATGCGACGTTTTCATTAAAAGACAATCTTGTGCACTTACGCATGTTAAATTTAGCgtggttgaaatattttatataaaaaatagtttaacaaaaaaatttttttaaaaattaatggcgagatttagaaaatggcgagcatagaaatatttattaaatttaactagaaatttttaattttttgaaaaatatgtggcgagcaatagaggtggcgagtaacagaggtggcgagcaccagaggttttactgcATCTATGTTGATTTAATGAATGAAAGAGGTCGTTTAGAGATACGTTCTAGAATATGGTTTATGACGGGTGTTTCGAGATGCGGCCTCACTAGTCTAGGCTGCTACGAAACGTGTTATATTAAAATGTTGAAACTGTGGTCTCCTCGTGCCTCGTTTCCCAATTTTAATACCAAACAAATtattaataacaaattttttgaTAATTTAACGATCCCGTTACACATATTTTGAAACTTCCACCAATCTGTCTTTGAGTAATTAAAAACGTGTTTTAATTTTCCTCAAAACGTATTTCTCATGCAAATTAAAAAAGATAGACATTCCATGACTTATTTGCCCCACTGTATTTCATCTTCTTTCAAAGTGTATTTCTGGGATTTTGTTGAGCAGTTTTGACGATTTAAGCACTAAAAATCGTTAAAttgtgtatttattataaataGCCTCATCTAATTATTCGAGATTGATTCTTCGGCAAAAATcgaaataaagttaaaaataccGACAAAAATGGTTTTATGACAAGCAACGGGGTGTTACAACTTAAAtcaaacaatttcaaaatatatgtaatagGTAACCAAATGGTTGGGAAAACATCTTTAATTTCGAATTATTTATGGAACAAACAATTGAATGCATATATGGCGACTATCGGCGACACATACGAGGCAAAACTCGAAAATATAACTTTCAAATTGGTCGACACTGCTGGTGCTCTATTGAGCCCGATGATGTTGAAGATTGCAATAATGGAGGCTGATGTGATCATTCTCGTTTACAGGAATGGCGATGAGTCGTCTTTAAAGAAAGTGAATGAAATATTTAGTCGTGTCTTATTATTGAGAAACGTTTATCCCCCCTTTACGGTCTTTATTGCCAATCAGTTCGAAAATGAcgcacacaaaataaaaacagagtCATATTGTTCCACTCTCGTTTACAAATTTTCTGTGATGAACAACAAACTGGTCAgaattttttttagagaaatgttgtTTGAATATTTAAAGCCCAATACTTTAAGTAAACAATTTTACAATCTACGAAAAGCGTCTCAACCTTCGAAAAATCTCAGTAAAAGATTTAGCGTTAATGCTGAATCCAAAAAACTTACCACAATATTTAGAAAAATGTTCAGGTATAAAAAGGCCTAAATACGTGGTTTATTACTAACAGACTTAAATTACTAACCGTTCTAAAATATGctcaaatttttcattttttagaaTTCTAAATTTGACTTGAAAatgttttttgttatgtttttattgtattgaatacaattaataacaatttggatatattcatcatgtaattattatttgtttatgctCATTTTCTGACAATTTAATGGAGAAGCgtgaacaaaaatatatttgttgtcttttaaaATGGACTATGAAAATGAATTCTTGAtaattcgattaaataagtatcataaAACTTGTGTTCAAAAATTTAAGTTTTACATGATATTTCTGCAGCCTTACCATGCTGCATCAAGTAGCCTTGCTTCTGTGACTAATTTCTGctcatttttaaatgatttttccgCATTCCTTTCAAGTTCAGCGTCTTAAAAAAGCATCGACTTTGAATATCATCGTGGTAACTACTTTATTTGACAAACACTTTCAGTTCATCTATAAATGGTTTGTTATGTATATAAGGGATCCATCATTTGGACTATCCATTAGCACTTTCGGGTAAGTTTCACTAGAGAACACTGTATCCCAAAAGAAGGCTCCCATTCTCACTGTTAAAATATCGCTCAGTACACACCTTAGGACCATAAAAAAACCGTTTGTCGGCTGAGTAGGTCTTACCCGAGTTAATGTGAAAAAGTTGATGAAACTTCAAAGGAAATCCCTAATTACAAAGATCAACTTCAAAGTCCTTTAGCAGCCACTCGCACATTGTCGTATAGTCATCATCAATCTCCTCACATACGAGCACCAGTTTAAAGTGAATGTCATTCCATTTATAATGACATGGCTACTAAATACCATAAGGTTACTTAAGACAGTAGATGAGTCTCTCCAGACTTCAAAAATGAACAAATCCAACATGAATTGAGCATTACTGTGAGTTACAAATTGTAAtcttatataagaataaaagaaaaatatgactaTCAAAAAATGTCAGCGCCCTTTAATAGTCGAACATATTCACAAAAATCTCATAGAACGTCTAGAATAGAAAGCAGTACTCAAACTAGATCGTCCTCCATTTGTAGAGAGTAGTGCTTACTTTTACACACTCCTCCTGTCTATAAAGTATAATTAATCCACTCTTACAGAAAATGTGATCCCCCTCTCAGTCAAAGAAGGTCTAAGAGTGATATCCCCAATATTCACATCCCAGCACACTGATACGGCGTTGGCCATATTTAATTTTAGAACGAAAACACGTCTAAGCATTACCAAATAAGCCAACTTTGACGTCAGAAAACACATTCCCATTTTGGGTCGTCGACATCTTCCAAAATGGAGCAACTCGAGATCCTCGTTCGAATATGACTAGAATGAACCCCCAGACAAACGGAGTAAATATAGTTCATTTCGGCCTCTTCCGGAGAATAGAAGAGTATCTGTCCTTCCGGAGATATCACACGACTGAATCTCGAAATCAATGGGACATGCTCCGATTGGACGAGCATTCTGAATATTTCGAATAGGGAGGACAACAGGTCAACCATTCCTCCCAAAGGGCGCACAATTATCCCCACAACCCCCACAAGGACACCTAATGCATTGTTCGACTTCCACAGACCTTTGACTACTCCTCTACACTTTTGGAGACGACCATACTGCACTGGCTTAGTAAAGACCCCCACTGATCCCATTACAAGGCCCCTTCCCAACTCATTCATTCCGAAGTAGAAAATGGCCGTAGGTGTCTTGGCACGCCTTTTATTGAGAATGCGTCTTGTCTTATATATGGGATCAAAGGACAGGGACGAGAGAAACTTGCCTGAAGATGCAAAAAATAGTGAGAATGAGTGGGCAGCCCCCCCTAAGAGTTGAGGCAACAATCGAACCAATGACGCTGTCGAGGAAGCTGTGGACTCCACTGACGAGTCCTTGAGCGAATTCCTCCGGTCCCTTGACTGCCCCTTGGATTGGCTCGTAAAAGAGATCAGTAATGCCAGAGGAGACATTGTGGATAAATGCGTAGGGGTTGCCCAGGACATCCGCCCCCAACACGATTGCATAGAATTGCCTCATCGTCTGGAATATGACAATAACAGACTTGATGCTTATAATGACTGAGGACAGCCCAAAACAGATTGCTGAGACTGTACACGCGCGAACGCTCCTCAAAGTAGCCCAGTCGGAGTGGAATGGACGTTACACTGATGAGTGCGGACATGAATCCTTTGATGAAGGACATGACGTAGTTCCATCCAGACGGAGATGTCTTGTCATCCACCACGGACACCGAAAGAGTACATTTGAGAGGAGAAATGTGGAGCAACTCGAAATAGAATGAGGAGGAAGTGTTGGAATATTCGCTGAGCAATGTCTGCATGTAATAGTCTGCTGTGTCCCGAGTAAGGGCCTGCTTATCCAAAGTCTCCTCCCAGCCAAATGACTCCAACACGTCCCAAAAGAAGCCCAAGTCGACATTGGCATTGAACTCTTGCAATAACAACACGGCATATCTAGAATGACGTGGGACTGCCAACTTGACAATGGGGATATCCTCCCTTGACCTCACAACCAAACTGCCTTCTATGAACGGTCGAGGACACTTCGACACGACGGGGGACAGGATCACCGAAAACGCAGCCTTCCTCTGCTGACAGTTCAACTGGAGGTGATTTATCTTGACGTGGGACCAGTGGCCCTTCTCAGATTTGCCATGTTTTAGCCACAGTCCGTCATTGCACCGCCGGACCACTCTCCCTTCGTCGACACAATATGTTTCGCTGTCGTTCTTACAAGTACTAATTTGGTGACTACCTTCTTCTCTATTAGCTCCAGTTGACCATTCCTCCGCTTATCTTCCAACAGTCGTCTGTCAGACTTGGGGGCCTCCCAGACGGGGGTGGAGTAGTCAAGGGAGAGGTAGAGGAGTTCGGTCTTGGATTTGTTGTCGACGTACGACACTCCTAACTCGCTGAGTGCCACTTCCATCATGAAGTATGGTCTGTTCACTTGGGCACTCTGATTATAAGTGCAATTCTCTACATTATTCAAGTACAGGGCCAGTTCTATGTTGTGGGTAAAGAGCAGTG
It includes:
- the LOC115231282 gene encoding kinesin-like protein Klp61F, producing MLRIENSNELYILDPSFDRRKTYQFSEIFDHLTTQEDVYNNIVSPMVQDVHTGYNCTVFAYGQTASGKTHTMEGNLESSESGLCKDAGIIPRVLSDLFDLTKAWLVSHCRTKTATSRCPTSRYTTRRFSTCSPSVDSVGKINQSLLTLGRVITALTEKAKHIPYRESKLTRILEDSLGGRTRTTIIATISPSTSSFEETLSTLEYASLAETIENKPQVNEDFQRGSLLEVWMSGVLEMFEREIDRLKEQLTCATTGKGVLMKEDDFEYSCH